Genomic DNA from Acuticoccus sp. MNP-M23:
GTGAGACGCTCGCCGAGTTTCGTGCCTATTCACCGGAGGTGCGCCTGGAACTTCACGAAGGCAGTCCACCGGATCTTCTCAACGCACTCCGGGACCGACGGATCGATCTCGCCTTGACTGTCCTCGAGGTTTCTGCTCGGGAATTTGAGACACAATGGCTCTGGGATGAACACTTGGTCGTCGCGGTGCCAACGGGCCACGAGATTGCACAACGCGAGGCTCTCACCTGGGCGGAAATCGCAACCCTGCCGCTTGTTGTCAGGACATGGTCGACTGGGTCCCTCGTTTACAATTTTTTGTCGGGCCGGATCGCGGCAAACGCCTATCTGCCGGCTGATCAGCACTTCGTCTCCCGCGAAGCGTTGATGGGGCTGGTGGGGATCGGCGCCGGGGTGACTGTGCTGGGCGCCTCTGGGGCGCAAGCCTCCTATGACGTTGCCCCTTGGAATGTCCTCGGTCTGAACTGGACTCCGTCAGAAGGAGACGGAGATGAAGAAGAGCCGCTTCAGCGAAGAGCAGATCATCGCGGTCCTGAAGGAGCATGCCGCGGGGATCGGTGTGTCGGAGCTGTGCCGCAAGCACGGGATCAGCGACGCGACGTTCTACACGTGGCGCAAGCGCTACGGCGGAATGGAAGTGTCTGAAGCCAGGCGGCTGAAGGCGCTGGAAGATGAGAACGGCCGCCTGAAGAAGCTTCTCGCCGAACAGATGCTCGATGTGGCGACGCTGCGGGACGCTCTGGGAAAAAACTTCTGACGCCCAGCGCACGGAGAGGCTTCGTGAGTTGGGCGATTGAAAAGAAGGGGTATTCCCAGCGGCGCGCCTGTGCCCTGATCGGGATGCATCCAAGGACTTACCGCTACCGGTCGCAGCGGCCGGACGATGCGACGGTGCGCCAACGCCTGAAAACGCTGGCGAACGAACGGCGCCGGTTCGGCTATCGGCGGCTGCATATCCTTTTGCGGCGCGAGGGTATCGAGGTGAACCACAAGAAGCTGTTCCGCCTATACCGCGAGGAGAGGCTGAGTGTACGACGGCGCGGCGGCCGAAAACGTGCCATCGGAACGCGGGCGCCAATGACCTTGCCGCGAGGACCAAACCAGCGCTGGAGCCTCGACTTTGTCTCCGACCAGCTCAGCGACGGGCGCCGCTTCCGTGTGCTGGTGGTGCTCGACGACTTCACCCGCCAGTGCCTGACGCTCGTTGTCGACACATCACTGTCGGGGGCTCGCGTGGCACGGGAACTCGACCGCCTGATCGTCAGTCGCGGCAAGCCGCTCACGATCGTCAGCGACAACGGCACCGAGCTGACCTCCCATGCCATCCTCGAATGGCAGGAGGACCGCCGCGTCAATTGGCACTACATCGCGCCCGGCAAGCCGATGCAGAACGGCTTCGTAGAGAGCCTGAACGGTCGCTTCCGCGATGAGTGCCTCAACGAGCATCTCTTCCGCAGCCTTCCGGGCGCTCGCCGCATCATTGAGGAATGGCGCACCGACTACAACCACGACAGGCCGCACACCAGCCTGGGCGGCCTCACCCCGAACGAGTTTGCAACCCGGTCCCGATGGGACCACAACACGAACAGAGTCCAGCTATGAGCGGGGACACTTCTGGGGCAACGTCAAGCGTCACCATCTGGGAACTGGCTTAGTGGCTGAAGGGGCGCCATCCAAGAGCGGGAGGTACGGAAGCCGCGCCGGGATGGCCGGCCGCCCGAGCCTCAAGGCCGGCTCAGAAGCGTCTGCTCAACTCGGACAGTACCGGTTCAACGCCCGGTTTGGCGCACCTGGCTGGGGAAGCCGATCAGACGGGGCGCTTCTTCGCTTTCTCCGCGCTGCTTCTGGCGATCGTGCCGGCAGGAAGCTGCGAAGCACCTTGCGGGCTTTACGCTCGCCCGTTGAATGTCCGGTTGTCCCAATGGGCTATGCCCAATCAAAACGCCGCGGGGACAGGTCAAGAAATAACGAAAGCAATTGATCGATACCGACGATGAGTCGCGCCAGGTCTACAACCAGAACACCATGTCAGACACCTGATATTCCGCTCCGACAAGGACGGGGTCGCCGTAGGGATATGCCCGAAGCCGTTCGACAACACGTGCCATCATCGGCCCTTGGTTAAGGACCGGGAAAATGACATTCGGCATCGCCCGGTCGTCTCCAAAATCCATAGCGTTTGTTCTATCAATCAACGGCTCCTCGCGAGAGCCGGAGATAAAGTAGTTCAGGTGACGCAGTGCGACGACGGCATCCACGTTGGGAAAGGCCAGCGGCTCTCCCGACCCATCTTTGGCGTAAGTGTTCGCGGTCAACAACCCTGACTCCGCGTTCATCAGTACGGAAATCGGTTCGTAGATGAAGTCATCCCAAACTATTACAAGCATCGACGTGGTGAGACCATCATGAAAGTCCGCGAACTTTGCATCGGCATCCTTCAAGAAGCCAAGGATTTGGTTGTCGCGCGGGAGGGTGGTCTCTCCGTCCAACAGCGTTTCCGCGGTACGTCGCCCGACCACACTCCTGTACGAGAGTTGGTTGGGGTTGGTCGCCCGATTGCGGATGTGCGTCAGTTGGCTTGGCGTCTTCACTTCGATCACAAACCGGTCCGCTTCAGTCGTGACAAGCAGCTCCGGCCTCTTGCCCCCGCGTCTCACCTGTGGCTCTTGCTCGAACGTCGTCCCTTCGGGCCAGTTTGCCGTTACGATGCGCTCGATCACAAGGATCTCGCTCATCTTCTGAAGGAGTTGCTCGTAGTGAGGTTCGTACCGGTCCCGACCGCCGATCGAAAGCAACTCGCCGAAGAGCGTCGTACCAATGCGCGGAGCCGCCCGGTCGATTGCCATGCACGAGCGGACGATGGCCATCCCAAAAGGGGTCGGTCCGTTCGAGAAGTGGTAGCCGAACCAGTGCCAGCCAGTGGACTTCAGGCCCCGCCACATCTGCATCATGTAATCGCCGAAGGCATCGACCTGAGCAGCTTGGTCTTCGGCGTGCATAGGCATCGCTCCGAATTGTTTTCAAGGCCCAATGAGATGGTATGGGATAGTGGACATCGCCAGGCTTCCGTGATGGACCGCATACGACCGGCTCTACGAACATCTTGGCGCAAGTGATGATCCGAACCTACGCGACCGATTGCGACATTGCCGAGTGCTGGAACGCCAACGCCGATCAACGGACCGCGAACGTGTGCGCGGTTTACGAAAGATACAGCGATCTTTTCTCATGGCCCGCGTTCGACAGCAAATCAGTCAAGTCGCGCAAGAGGCCCGCATTGTCCGCTGAGCGCCAAAGCAGAGGGCGCTGGCATAGCCGTTCCTATCCACGGATCTGAAGGCCCGCTTTCGCCCCGCGAACACAAACGTGGATTCGCCGACAAAGGCCCGGTTCTGGCGCGTTCTTTTCCTGATCTGCGATCAAAGTCGTGAGGCCCAGCGCGGGTGGTCATCATCGACCACAAAGGCGTGCGCATGTCGCCGTTTGCCTTTTAGATGCGGGTGATCGAGCGGCAGCTTGTCGTGAATATGCTCGAAGGTCTCGGGATCCTCGTGCGGCCAAAGGCGCAGTGCCGCCAGGGCGCCTGCCGCGGCAAGTGCCGCCAGAGCTGTGAGTGCCGTCACGGGGCCGAACGCGGTCATCATCCACCCCGCGAGCGGATAGGTCACCAGCCAGCATGCGTGGCTGAGCGCAAATTGCGCGGCGAAGAGTGCGGGGCGGTCCTCAGGATGAGATGAGCGGCGTAGAAGAGCCGCGGCGTCGCGATATAGATGCGGATGCCTCGTGTGGTCCTGTCGTAGACCCCGCGCGGTTCCGATGGTTTTGGGTTGGGCAGCACAACTGACATAACGAGAAGCGCGGAGGCCGCGAACCCTGCGACAGTACCGAGAAAGAGCGCGTTGTAGCTCAGCACCGCGAGCAGAAGGGCCGCCAGCGTTGGACTAACGATGTTCTCAAGGTCATAGGCAAGGCGCGAGAGCGACAAGGCCCGCGTGTAACGCTCCTCCTCTGGCAGCACGTCGGGGATGCTGGCCTGAAAGGTCGGCGTGAAGGCGGCAGACGCCGACTGGAGCAGGAAGATCAGCACGTAGATCTGCCAAACCTCGCTCACGAGAAGCAGGCCCAGCGCAACGCTGGCTCGCACGAGATCGAGCGCCACCAGGAGCGCCCTGCGCGGCACCCGGGCGGCGAACGCCCCAGCGATCGGCGCGATGCACACATATGCGATCATCTTAATGGTGAAGACCGTTCCGAGCACCATCGCCGCGCTGTCGCCCGCGAGGTCAAAGGCAAGTAGCCCCAGAGCGACCGTGGCGAGCCCTGTGGCGAGCAGCGCGACGACCTGCGCCGCGAAGAGGTGGCGATAGGTGCGGTCTGCAAGGATCTCCAGCATCGGTGCCTCTTAAAGGTAGCGCGCGATCGTCCTTAACTCGTCGCGGTCGGTCTTGGAGCCTTCCGCGTCCAGACAGTGGTCCATGTGATCGTGAATGAGCTCTCGCTTTGCGTTTGCGATCGCTTTCTCCACCGCCAGCAGCTGTTGGGCGACGGCGAGGCACGGCTTTCCCGCCTCGATCATCGCGATGACGGAACGCAGATGCCCGTCGGCGCGCTTCAGCCGGGCAATGATGGCGGGGTGGCTTGCGTGGAGATGGCGCTCTGTCATAGGCTGACGCTATCCTCCCCGGGAGGATCGAACAAGACGTTGTGTTGTGTAAGCGCCTGGCTGCGACAGACAGGGATCATCGGTGAGACGCGTACGGATCCTAAAACACCAAGCGTTCGTGGCGTTGTTGTGCATGACGATCGCCGCGTGGTCCGTCGTGCCAGCTGTCACCCACGCGCCTGCCGTCTACGAGGCGATCGGCGCGCATGCGCAGTTTGCCGCCGAACATGGCCATTCGCACGGCTTTGATGACGTCTTGCGCATACTGCATGGCCATGGCCCTGAGGCGGCCGACCATGACCACACCCAGGCGCTGCCAACACGCGGCGAGGGATACGCATCGGCCCTCGTTGTGAAGCGGGGGTGGCAGCTTCGGCCGTCCGATGGCTGGATTTCGCGGCTTGCCCGCATCGAACGACCTCCGCGCGCCTGATCACCTGAGCGCTAACGTGCGCCTTGAATGATCAGCGAAAAAACTCTCAGCGGAGATTTATCTATGGCCGTGAATGCACAGAGCGTGAGCCGCTTCGGCGCGCGCCACCCGACCCTTCGGTTCTCATTGATCTTTGCCGCGCTTGTCTTGAGCGCGGGGACTGCCTTAGCACACGCAGTTACACCAGGCGACGCGGGCTACATACAAGAGATCTGGGGCGTGCACATCATCCCCTTCATGTATCTCGGCGCCAAGCACATGGTGACCGGATACGACCACATCCTCTTTCTCCTCGGTGTCGTCTTCTTCCTCTACCGGATGAACGACGTCGCGATCTATGTGAGCCTCTTCGCTGTCGGCCACTCGATCACGATGCTTGCCGGCGTCTGGTTCGGCTGGGGCGTGAACGCCTACATCATCGACGCGATCATCGGCCTCTCTGTGGTTTACAAGGCCCTCGACAATCTCGGTGCGTACCAGCGCTGGTTCGGTTTCCAACCCAACACCAAGGCCGCGACATTCATCTTTGGCCTGTTCCACGGTACTGGCCTCGCGACGAAAATCCTCGATTATCAGATCTCTGAGGACGGCCTTCTGCCGAACCTTCTGGCCTTCAATGTCGGCGTGGAAATAGGCCAGATTCTCGCGCTTGCCGTGATCCTCATCGTGATGAGTTACTGGCGCAAGACTGTGGGTTTCTTCCGCCACGCCTACACCGCAAACGTCGTCATGATGTCCTTGGGATTCATGCTGATGGGCTATCAGATCACCGGCTACTTCGTAGCAGCCTAAAGACTTGGGAAGACAAACATGTTCAACGCAAAGCGACCCAGCCTCGAAGAGCTGCCGAGCTCGGCCCAGCTCCTTCGCTCCACCATTCTCGCGGCCGTGGCCGCAGCGGCAATCTTAGTCACCGTCGTCCTGCCTGCAGAATACGGGATCGACCCGACCGGTGTTGGTGGCGTGCTCGGTCTCGCCGACATGGGCGAGATCAAGCAGGAGCTCGCGGAGGAGGCCGAACGGGACCGTGCAATCCACGGCGGGTCCGACGAGAGCTCCGGTCTCCTCGACGACGTGTTCGGCCTGTTTGTATCACCTGCGCATGCGCAGGAAGCCTGGCGTGACGAGATCACCTTCACGCTCGCCCCCGATGCCGCGACTGAAATCAAACTGGCCATGACAGCGGGCGATGCGGCTGAGTACGCATGGGGCGCGGAGGGCGGCCGGATCAACTTCGATCTGCACGCCCACGGCGACGGCCAGTCCATCGACTATGAGCGCGGCCGTGGCGAGACGTCAGGCGAAGGTGGCTTCGAAGCGCCTTTCGCAGGCGAGCACGGCTGGTTCTGGCGCAACCGCGACGACACCGACGTCACGGTAACCTTGCAGCTCCGCGGCGACTACAGCGAGATCGTACAGAGCGACTGAGATCCTCACGAACATTCGCGCCAGCCAGGAGCTAATGGTTCCTGGCAGCGCCTTCTTCCATTCTCGGGA
This window encodes:
- a CDS encoding LysR family transcriptional regulator produces the protein MELRQLRYFVAVADHGSVRAAADFLGVRQPSVSHQIRKLEKRVNINLFERIPRGMKLTQAGSKLLHSARYIVRDVDRALHDAGRASEVKVGALSLGFYTSLCSGPLRETLAEFRAYSPEVRLELHEGSPPDLLNALRDRRIDLALTVLEVSAREFETQWLWDEHLVVAVPTGHEIAQREALTWAEIATLPLVVRTWSTGSLVYNFLSGRIAANAYLPADQHFVSREALMGLVGIGAGVTVLGASGAQASYDVAPWNVLGLNWTPSEGDGDEEEPLQRRADHRGPEGACRGDRCVGAVPQARDQRRDVLHVAQALRRNGSV
- a CDS encoding IS3 family transposase (programmed frameshift); amino-acid sequence: MKEHAAGIGVSELCRKHGISDATFYTWRKRYGGMEVSEARRLKALEDENGRLKKLLAEQMLDVATLRDAPGKKLLTPSARRGFVSWAIEKKGYSQRRACALIGMHPRTYRYRSQRPDDATVRQRLKTLANERRRFGYRRLHILLRREGIEVNHKKLFRLYREERLSVRRRGGRKRAIGTRAPMTLPRGPNQRWSLDFVSDQLSDGRRFRVLVVLDDFTRQCLTLVVDTSLSGARVARELDRLIVSRGKPLTIVSDNGTELTSHAILEWQEDRRVNWHYIAPGKPMQNGFVESLNGRFRDECLNEHLFRSLPGARRIIEEWRTDYNHDRPHTSLGGLTPNEFATRSRWDHNTNRVQL
- a CDS encoding metal-sensing transcriptional repressor; translation: MTERHLHASHPAIIARLKRADGHLRSVIAMIEAGKPCLAVAQQLLAVEKAIANAKRELIHDHMDHCLDAEGSKTDRDELRTIARYL
- a CDS encoding HupE/UreJ family protein produces the protein MAVNAQSVSRFGARHPTLRFSLIFAALVLSAGTALAHAVTPGDAGYIQEIWGVHIIPFMYLGAKHMVTGYDHILFLLGVVFFLYRMNDVAIYVSLFAVGHSITMLAGVWFGWGVNAYIIDAIIGLSVVYKALDNLGAYQRWFGFQPNTKAATFIFGLFHGTGLATKILDYQISEDGLLPNLLAFNVGVEIGQILALAVILIVMSYWRKTVGFFRHAYTANVVMMSLGFMLMGYQITGYFVAA
- a CDS encoding transmembrane anchor protein, producing the protein MFNAKRPSLEELPSSAQLLRSTILAAVAAAAILVTVVLPAEYGIDPTGVGGVLGLADMGEIKQELAEEAERDRAIHGGSDESSGLLDDVFGLFVSPAHAQEAWRDEITFTLAPDAATEIKLAMTAGDAAEYAWGAEGGRINFDLHAHGDGQSIDYERGRGETSGEGGFEAPFAGEHGWFWRNRDDTDVTVTLQLRGDYSEIVQSD